The Synergistaceae bacterium genome segment GCTTGAGTGGAGTAAAATTAGCAGTAAATTTTTTTATAGCAGGAGGATATATATAACATGAAAGTTTTTAGCACTGACAAGGCACCCGCAGCAATAGGGCCTTATTCACAGGGATTCATAGCGAACGGATTAATTTTCACATCGGGACAAATTCCTGTAAATCCTGAGACTGGAGAAATGCCAGAGGGAATCTCAGCACAGGCCGAACAGAGCTGCAAAAATGTCGGAGAATTACTCAAAGCGGCCGGATCAAGTTTTGATAAAGTAATCAAGACAACATGTTTTCTTGCTGATATAAAAGATTTCGCGGCATTTAATGAAGTCTACGCAAAATTTTTTACCTCAAAGCCCGCCCGTTCGTGTGTTGCAGTTCGTGATATTCCTAAGGGCGCATTATGTGAAATTGAGTGCATAGCCGAAGCATAAATAATTAATAATTCGCAGTCAGTGAGATTCTTTCTTGCTGG includes the following:
- a CDS encoding RidA family protein — its product is MKVFSTDKAPAAIGPYSQGFIANGLIFTSGQIPVNPETGEMPEGISAQAEQSCKNVGELLKAAGSSFDKVIKTTCFLADIKDFAAFNEVYAKFFTSKPARSCVAVRDIPKGALCEIECIAEA